In Quercus robur chromosome 10, dhQueRobu3.1, whole genome shotgun sequence, a genomic segment contains:
- the LOC126703712 gene encoding aspartic proteinase Asp1-like isoform X3, with product MKVGMLGLLRVVVLMLVLRVSSSSSASYSGKQNGRKSMLQVSAQATTSSLMLNRVGNSVVLPLHGNVYPDGFFNVTLNIGQPSKPYFLDPDTGSDLTWLQCDFKGPCQRFTKAPHPHYKPSNNPVLCRDPLCKSLHHPEYKCETTEQCDYELWFQDGSSTRGVLVKDAFSFNFRDGKQLEHSLALGCGYNQTPGPFPNPTDGVLGLGKGKLSIVSQLSMDGLVRNIIGHCISVRGGGYLFFGDDHYDSSLVQWISMSSDLPEYYSPGWVELKFGGQPTGIENSLIVFDSGSSYTYLYPPAYEALITLVKEELTGKSLKEALDDETLPLCWKGERPFKSLDDVREYFKPIALSFANDQKDTPFELPPEAYLIISDKENVCLGILNGTAGGNLNIIGDISMQDKVVIYDNEMQRIGWAPEKNCDQLPKSESTSI from the exons atgaaggtGGGAATGTTGGGGCTACTACGTGTGGTGGTGTTGATGCTGGTTTTACGTGTTTCCTCATCGTCATCAGCTTCATATTCTGGGAAACAGAATGGAAGGAAGTCTATGCTACAAGTATCAGCACAAGCAACGACATCTTCGTTGATGCTCAACCGAGTTGGAAACTCCGTTGTGCTTCCTCTTCATGGCAACGTGTATCCTGATGG GTTCTTTAACGTTACCCTCAACATAGGCCAGCCTTCAAAGCCATACTTTCTTGATCCTGACACCGGTAGTGACCTCACATGGCTCCAGTGTGACTTTAAAGGTCCCTGTCAGCGTTTCACCAAG GCACCTCATCCACATTACAAGCCTAGCAACAACCCAGTCCTTTGTAGGGATCCTCTTTGTAAATCCTTACACCATCCTGAATACAAATGTGAAACAACAGAGCAATGTGACTATGAGCTTTGGTTTCAAGATGGCAGTTCAACCAGGGGTGTCCTTGTCAAGGATGCTTTTTCCTTCAACTTTAGAGATGGAAAACAATTGGAACATTCCCTAGCCCTTGG CTGTGGATATAATCAAACTCCTGGTCCCTTTCCAAATCCCACTGACGGTGTACTTGGCCTTGGCAAGGGAAAGTTGAGCATTGTATCGCAGCTTAGTATGGATGGTTTGGTGAGAAATATCATTGGTCATTGTATAAGTGTCCGAGGCGGAGGATATCTCTTTTTTGGGGACGACCATTATGATTCTTCACTTGTGCAGTGGATATCAATGTCAAGTGATCTTCC TGAATATTACTCACCTGGGTGGGTGGAACTCAAATTTGGAGGGCAGCCTACTGGAATTGAAAACTCACTCATAGTGTTTGATAGTGGGAGCTCCTACACCTACCTATATCCTCCGGCTTATGAAGCTTTAATTACTTTG GTGAAGGAAGAATTAACTGGAAAGTCCTTAAAAGAAGCATTGGATGATGAGACTCTCCCACTTTGTTGGAAAGGTGAAAGACCTTTCaaaagcctagacgatgttagGGAATACTTCAAGCCCATAGCATTGAGCTTCGCCAATGATCAGAAAGATACTCCGTTTGAACTGCCCCCTGAAGCTTATTTAATTATCTCA GACAAGGAAAATGTTTGCTTGGGAATTCTAAATGGAACAGCAGGGGGGAATTTGAACATCATTGGAG aCATATCAATGCAAGATAAGGTGGTGATCTACGACAATGAAATGCAGCGGATTGGATGGGCTCCTGAAAAAAACTGCGATCAGCTTCCAAAATCTGAAAGTACTAGCATTTGA